In Nocardioides daphniae, the DNA window GAGGCTGCTGCGGCCCTTGCGGCGGCGCGCCGACAGGATGGCGCGGCCGGCGCGAGTGCGCATGCGCAGGCGGAAACCGTGCACCTTGTGACGGCGACGGTTGTTCGGCTGGTACGTACGCTTGCTCACGAGAATTCTCCAGTGTTCTTGTTGCGGGGTGTCCACTCCGGCGGAGGCGCGGATTCAGCATTCGGCTGGCACCGCCCTCCCCACGGCACACCCTTTGATGTGGGTGAATTTCCGTGGACGTGCGGCACCGGTCGACCACGAGCGGACGTCGGGCGACCTGCCAACGGTACGCGGAGCGTCGTCCGAG includes these proteins:
- the rpmH gene encoding 50S ribosomal protein L34 — translated: MLVSKRTYQPNNRRRHKVHGFRLRMRTRAGRAILSARRRKGRSSLTV